In Myxocyprinus asiaticus isolate MX2 ecotype Aquarium Trade chromosome 16, UBuf_Myxa_2, whole genome shotgun sequence, the genomic stretch AATTCAAGTCCAAAAAATAGGACACCCACATATTGTATAAATGATACACTACtgcatacttttttattttttattttatccccttttctccccaatttggaatgcccaattcccactacttagtatgtcctcgtggtggcacagttactcacctcaatccgggtggcggaggacaagtctcagttgcctctgcttctgagacagtcaatccgcacatcttatcacatggctcgttgtgcatgacaccacggagactcccagcttgtggaggctcatgctattctccgcgatccacgcacaacttaccacacgccccattgagagcgagaaccactaatcgtgaccacgaggaggttaccccatgtgactttaccctccctagcaaccgggccaatttggttgcttaggagacctggctggagtcactcagcacaccctggatttgaacttgcgactccagggttggtagtcagcgtcagtactcgctgagctacccaggccccgcataCTTTTTTATTGAGTTATTTGACTGAATGGTGTGTTATAGACTCAGCAACAGAAGTTTGTAAACTGGCAGTGCGATGCAGAGTACCGTGGAGATGGCTTTACTGCTGCTGTTACCGTTGGCAACCCAGATGTTCTTGTTGGATCTGGTAATGTAACTTCCAGTTACTATTTGAAGTGTTTGAAAAGGaagatgttctttttaacttgtgtgaaaattctgtcttttattTATTCTTAAATTTTGgctgcttttatggtgtttttattattattattattaattcctAATTGGCATAAGACTTTGTGACTGTAATCATGTGTTGTCTCTTAGGTATCCTTGTGGCACACTTCCTCCAGTCCTTGTCTCCTGCTTTGGTATTGGGAGGTGAGCTGGTCTATCACAAGAGACCAGGAGAGGAGGGCACAGTCACATCATTAGTGGGCAGATACACAGGTGAGTATTTACAGACCATACTGTTGTATCACACATTTTTAGCATACGTTATTCAAAGTCTGTGGCAAGAATCATCATTTGATTACATGGAGATCTGGTGTAATGATTTGCTACCTTTTCAACCTCAGGTAGTAATTATGTTGCAACATTAACTGTTGGAGGAGCTGGTGCACATGCATCTTACTACCACAAAGCCAATGACCAGGTACTTAATAACTATCAGACCTTAAAACATTGTACAATACTTTGGTTGTGGAACGATTGATACAGTAATATTGACAGAAACTTGCTTAGACGACCCTATCGTCTTTTGAACTCACTCTTCTGAATCTGAATGTCTCCTTCAGCTGCAAGTCGGGGTTGAGTTTGAGGCCAGTACACGGATGCAGGACACAAGTGTGTCGTTTGGTTATCAGTTGGATCTACCCAAAGCAAACTTGCTGTTTAAAGGTATTCTTCCACTTCGAAGGCTTTCATTGGACTGTTAGCATTTAACATGGCAGCATTAGTGACGCCTATTTGAGACTGATTCGATTTACTTTCAAATACTTGCATAATCATTGTTCCAGCACTGCTCAACTTCCTAATCCTTTTCATCAGGTTCTTTAGATAGCAACTGGGTGGTGGGAGCAATGCTGGAAAAGAAGCTGCTACCCCTTCCTCTATCATTAGCTCTTGGCGCCTTCCTTAACCACCGCAAGAACAAGTTTCAGTGTGGCTTTGGTGTCACCATCGGGTAGAGAAGCCGTGGCGGCAATGAAGAATCTCTACAGATACGACCCTCCACCACGTTTGGACTGGTGCAGAGACATGGGGACATGGACCAACACTGAAATGGACTCCCAATATTACTGCGTTTAACCTTCACTAGGATGGACCAGGATGAAGAGCTTTCAGGACCGCACAAGCAAAGTCCAACAAAGCTCCCATCAATCTAAATGTTCATAGTTATCTGGCTACCTGACAGATCAGCCAGATAACTAAACAGACAGATaaggtttgtttttaaatgcacGTCATGTGAAAGAAAAATGTCAGATATGTTGCAttcaaatacagttttttttttctcctttgttGAAACAATTTACAGAGGATGTATATCTAAGAACAACTGAAACACTTGTTCATTATTTTGCTTTTGCCAGTTTGATGTATTTGAAACTCTTGTTTCCATCTATATAAATGTGTTGGGGCAGTACTAGTGTTACATTTTTTACTAGATGTTTATCATACAAAGTTGACAATTGAACCTTCAAAAATGCACTGCACAAAATGCTGTCAATGTCAAAAATATGAAAATCAAATGCATGGAAGCTCTGGGTTTAAGCAGTCGGATGTTAAGTGGAGTTGAAGTCTTTGTCTCATTTTAACTAGTCATGCAGAACCGTCTGAGAGTTTTGACAAAGAGGTCCTTGTACTGTATTTGTCTAAGGGCCAAATTTGGATGCTGGTTTCACAATGACTGGACGAATCAATCAGACTGTCCTTTGTAAGCAtctcaacataaaatcaaatgtCACTGAATTTTTTCATGTGGAAGAATTTCCAAAGTttgtatgattttaatttgttgtACATTAGTGGGATTTTGGGGCAAAGGATTGGAGCAGATACTGTAATAAACCTGTACATTTGAAGCTGGCTTTATTGCCCAGAAGAGTTGTACATGTCCTGATTTCATGTCTTAGTGACATGGTGAGGTACTAAAAAACAGACTTTCGGCCTGATTATAATGGGTTATTTCATAGTGGAATTATGTTGaataaacatttgattttaaattgaGTTTTGAAAAAGATCAGGTTTGCCTTTTATATTACAAGGTTTCGTTATTATCATTATCGTTGCTAGAGAGGAAAACAATGTTTTACTAATACTAAGAGGAAGACAAAGGTAAAGAATGGgttaacaattaacatatttaGAAAGgtacaaacatttattaaaaaaaagtcacactAACATGCATACTGCCTTTGTATTGTATTAAACAAACTGAACCAAATTACTTACAATGTAATTGTATATTATTTGCGTAACAAAAGCCTTCAGTTTTAGATTTCAAATTTCCTTAAACTATTTTCACATTTCAAATTAGAACAACTGTTGTCTTCAAGACTGATttagtcaaattttggtttttcCACTCTGTCTCTTTTGGTTCTGGATCATTCGCCTCATAACCAGATCCAACTCCAGATCAGACTGCTGAACATCTGTGTTTCCACAGCCAACCTTTGGACAGCTGTGTGGAATGACAAAGGCAATTGGTAACAGTtacattattatgtattatattacATACTATATTTCACTGCCTTTTAACCTGTTGTACTGTAATACAGCTGATACACAGGCAGTTTAGTAAGGCAGCATAATAGCACAGTGTTTTAAGATAACAGGGATGGCTGTATGAGGTAGAtagtaaaatttttattattaaatcatgtttattttAAGACATGCTTTCAGGTA encodes the following:
- the LOC127453821 gene encoding mitochondrial import receptor subunit TOM40 homolog gives rise to the protein MGSVLAASSPNPPPASGGGSAPGGPGLVTVPPGFTMPPVPPSSVTQGQSGAETEASLPNPGTFEECHRKCKEVFPTQMEGVRLVVNKGLSNHFQVSHTITLSTLGDSGYRFGTTYVGSKQTGPAESFPVMVGDMDSTGSLNAQIIHQLTNRVRSKVAMQTQQQKFVNWQCDAEYRGDGFTAAVTVGNPDVLVGSGILVAHFLQSLSPALVLGGELVYHKRPGEEGTVTSLVGRYTGSNYVATLTVGGAGAHASYYHKANDQLQVGVEFEASTRMQDTSVSFGYQLDLPKANLLFKGSLDSNWVVGAMLEKKLLPLPLSLALGAFLNHRKNKFQCGFGVTIG